The following coding sequences lie in one Bacillus sp. BGMRC 2118 genomic window:
- a CDS encoding ribonucleoside-diphosphate reductase subunit alpha, producing MNRVRSAMTDYIEEITKIYDLDDALLTKQQDFEDVYPDRLIENALHLISIDQPNWTFVAARLYLHELYKQVSRIRGYSHEERYGNFYELIKRFTEKGMYSDNLFENYTKEEIEEIGRTIDATNDELFTYIGLFLLADRYLAKDYDGTIFELPQERFMIIAMTLMQHEDKEKRLMLVKEAYWSLSNLYMTVATPTLANAGKTFGQLSSCFIDIVDDSLDSIYLNNWDVAKLSKDGGGLGVYYGKVRALGSDIKNFKGNSSGIVPWIRQLNNTAVSVDQLGQRQGAIAVYLDVFHKDIMNGFLDLKTNNGDERRKAHDVFTGVCVPDLFMEKLEEVDESGRSIGEWHVFCPHQVKQVMGWKDQDGNPLGLEDFYDEEDEKYFTTRYIEASNHPLLPRKTYRAMDIMARIMVSQLETGTPYLFYRDEVNRKNPNKHVMGRGRTAIFCSNLCTEITQNMSVTTLVEEYQNEDGNLVIVRKPGDFVVCNLSSINLPKVENTEHLQRLIRIQLRMLDNVIDINSISVGQAKKTNKKYRAVGLGTFGWHHLLALKGIQWETEEAVTYADKLYEEIAYYTIQASMELAKEKGTYSCFEGSAWHTGEYFVTRNYDSKKWCELKEKVAKYGVRNGWMMAVAPNSSTAKIGGSTDGIDPIYAVEYAEEKKNFKFKVTAPDLNHNTYSVYLRTRNVLDQRWSIKQNAARGRHIDQGISFNLYVGHTIKARELLNLHLEAWRSGMKTTYYVRSTSQGELNECEACHS from the coding sequence ATGAATAGGGTACGGTCAGCTATGACGGATTACATTGAGGAAATAACTAAAATATACGATTTAGATGATGCGCTGCTGACTAAGCAGCAAGATTTTGAAGACGTATATCCAGACCGACTCATAGAAAATGCGTTGCATCTCATCTCTATTGATCAACCTAATTGGACATTTGTTGCTGCAAGACTCTATTTACATGAATTATATAAGCAGGTATCTCGTATTAGAGGCTACAGTCATGAAGAAAGATATGGTAACTTCTATGAACTGATAAAACGCTTTACGGAAAAAGGAATGTACAGCGATAACCTATTTGAAAATTATACAAAGGAGGAGATAGAAGAGATAGGTAGAACAATTGATGCTACAAATGATGAGTTGTTCACTTATATCGGTCTTTTCCTCCTAGCAGATCGATATTTGGCAAAAGATTATGACGGGACTATTTTCGAGCTGCCACAAGAGCGATTTATGATTATTGCAATGACTTTAATGCAACATGAGGATAAAGAAAAACGCCTCATGCTTGTGAAGGAGGCTTACTGGTCATTAAGTAACTTATATATGACAGTTGCTACTCCAACCTTGGCAAACGCAGGTAAAACGTTTGGACAATTATCATCTTGCTTTATAGATATAGTAGACGATTCACTTGATAGCATCTATTTAAACAACTGGGATGTAGCCAAGCTTAGTAAGGATGGAGGTGGATTAGGGGTCTATTATGGAAAGGTAAGAGCATTAGGTTCTGATATAAAAAATTTCAAAGGAAATTCTTCTGGAATTGTCCCTTGGATTAGACAGCTAAATAATACAGCCGTCAGTGTAGACCAATTAGGGCAAAGGCAAGGTGCAATTGCTGTCTATTTAGATGTTTTTCATAAAGACATTATGAATGGATTTCTCGATTTAAAAACAAACAACGGAGATGAGAGACGAAAGGCTCATGATGTATTCACAGGTGTTTGTGTTCCTGACTTGTTTATGGAGAAACTGGAGGAAGTAGATGAGAGTGGAAGGAGCATTGGAGAGTGGCATGTGTTTTGTCCTCATCAAGTAAAGCAAGTAATGGGTTGGAAAGATCAAGATGGAAATCCTTTAGGATTAGAAGACTTCTACGATGAAGAGGATGAGAAATATTTCACTACAAGATACATAGAGGCAAGTAATCATCCACTCCTTCCGAGAAAAACGTACCGTGCGATGGATATTATGGCGAGAATCATGGTTTCCCAATTAGAGACAGGTACGCCATATTTATTTTACAGAGATGAAGTAAATCGGAAAAATCCAAATAAGCACGTCATGGGTAGAGGGCGAACTGCAATTTTCTGTAGCAACTTATGTACGGAAATTACGCAAAATATGTCCGTAACAACTCTAGTGGAAGAATATCAAAATGAAGATGGGAATCTGGTTATTGTTCGCAAACCGGGGGATTTCGTCGTATGCAACTTATCATCTATTAATCTACCAAAAGTCGAGAACACCGAGCACCTGCAAAGATTAATTCGAATACAATTGAGAATGCTAGATAATGTGATTGATATCAATTCGATTTCAGTAGGACAAGCTAAGAAGACAAATAAAAAGTATCGAGCAGTAGGACTTGGTACATTTGGCTGGCATCATCTCCTTGCTTTAAAAGGGATACAGTGGGAGACAGAAGAGGCTGTCACGTATGCAGATAAATTGTATGAAGAAATTGCCTACTATACAATACAAGCTTCAATGGAGCTAGCGAAAGAAAAAGGTACCTACTCCTGTTTTGAAGGGTCTGCGTGGCACACAGGTGAGTATTTTGTAACAAGAAACTACGATTCGAAAAAGTGGTGTGAACTGAAAGAAAAGGTAGCTAAATATGGAGTCCGTAATGGATGGATGATGGCTGTCGCTCCTAATTCATCAACAGCAAAAATTGGCGGTTCAACAGATGGAATAGATCCGATCTATGCGGTTGAATATGCGGAAGAAAAGAAGAACTTTAAATTTAAAGTAACAGCGCCGGACCTCAATCACAACACGTATAGCGTCTACCTGAGAACAAGAAATGTTTTGGATCAAAGGTGGAGTATTAAACAAAACGCTGCCAGGGGTAGACATATTGATCAAGGCATTAGCTTTAACTTATATGTGGGTCATACCATTAAAGCCAGGGAACTATTAAATCTTCATTTGGAAGCTTGGCGAAGCGGGATGAAAACAACTTATTATGTTCGAAGTACGTCACAGGGAGAGCTAAATGAATGTGAAGCTTGTCATAGTTAA
- a CDS encoding acyl-CoA thioesterase, translated as MTEKLSSNVSRTIQTKLVLPPDTNHLGSIFGGKVLAYIDEIAAIAAMKHSKRAVVTASIDIVNFLSSAKVGDILLLEGIVISTGRTSMEVYVKVQSEEIHTGQKKLTTTSILTMVAIGDDGKPTPVPGVVPETDEEHEMLTYAAERRERRIQMTKLSGSEKG; from the coding sequence ATGACAGAAAAACTATCATCTAATGTATCACGTACCATTCAAACGAAGCTTGTTTTACCACCTGATACGAATCATTTGGGATCCATATTTGGGGGGAAGGTATTAGCGTATATTGATGAAATTGCGGCCATAGCAGCGATGAAGCACAGCAAGAGAGCTGTTGTGACGGCTTCCATCGATATTGTGAATTTTCTCTCCTCAGCAAAGGTAGGGGATATTCTCTTATTAGAAGGAATTGTAATCTCAACTGGAAGAACTTCCATGGAGGTTTATGTAAAGGTGCAAAGTGAGGAAATACACACTGGACAAAAAAAGTTGACGACCACTTCTATTCTTACGATGGTTGCAATCGGAGACGATGGCAAGCCTACACCTGTTCCAGGAGTTGTACCAGAAACAGATGAAGAACATGAGATGTTGACATATGCAGCAGAAAGAAGAGAACGACGAATTCAAATGACGAAGCTTTCAGGAAGTGAAAAGGGATGA
- a CDS encoding GNAT family N-acetyltransferase gives MNLYLTEITKENFFDVINLKSSKEQEEKFQLFERWVGSNAFFIAMGSVYGFVNRAIYDGDTLIGFASHGLDEESNRYEMISIMLGHKYQGKGYGKATLQLVLEEMIEMYKCKEIFLTVIPENEDAIRVYEALGFKNTGEIFKAHHDELVFKLIVEK, from the coding sequence ATGAACCTATATTTAACTGAAATTACAAAGGAAAACTTTTTCGATGTGATAAATTTAAAATCTTCTAAAGAACAAGAAGAGAAGTTTCAACTATTTGAACGGTGGGTTGGATCCAATGCCTTTTTTATTGCAATGGGGTCTGTGTATGGTTTTGTGAATCGTGCAATTTATGACGGAGATACATTGATTGGATTTGCTTCACATGGACTGGATGAGGAAAGTAACCGCTACGAAATGATTAGCATTATGCTTGGTCATAAATATCAGGGAAAAGGTTACGGAAAAGCTACACTTCAACTCGTGCTTGAGGAAATGATTGAAATGTATAAATGTAAGGAAATCTTCTTGACCGTTATACCAGAAAACGAAGATGCTATACGTGTATATGAGGCACTTGGATTTAAAAATACAGGAGAAATTTTTAAGGCGCATCATGATGAACTTGTGTTTAAGTTAATCGTAGAAAAGTAG
- a CDS encoding VOC family protein, giving the protein MIGRQVGAIFIPVSNIEKARDWYCDILHIEEKEEIQFEHIYVIPLQGINIVLDSKIYSEQNLIKTPLFHFNSTDIKESYRYLQNKAVAIVTDIQFEHYFHFQDPDGNLLMVCKC; this is encoded by the coding sequence ATGATAGGTAGACAGGTTGGTGCAATATTTATCCCTGTTAGTAATATTGAGAAAGCAAGAGATTGGTATTGTGATATTTTACATATAGAGGAAAAGGAAGAAATTCAATTTGAACACATCTATGTCATTCCTCTACAGGGAATAAACATCGTGTTAGATAGTAAAATTTATTCAGAGCAAAATCTAATCAAGACACCATTGTTTCATTTTAATTCTACTGATATTAAAGAATCCTATCGATATTTACAAAATAAAGCTGTAGCTATCGTGACAGATATACAGTTTGAACATTACTTTCATTTTCAAGATCCGGACGGCAATTTGCTAATGGTTTGTAAATGCTAA